A DNA window from Pseudodesulfovibrio thermohalotolerans contains the following coding sequences:
- a CDS encoding cytochrome c family protein codes for MLKRSVWIKGCCALSLAAFVVLAVMADAGRANSGRYVGSEACRECHDQEYDNFKKFAKKAHSGESVRIMMGDLTKEELAECYGCHMTGVGQPGGFVDFETTPGMAEAGCEVCHGPGYDHVESGGDPDFIKHDLSLDDCQVCHNPERVDAFDFKPLLHGGAH; via the coding sequence ATGCTCAAGAGATCTGTTTGGATCAAAGGCTGCTGCGCACTCTCGCTGGCAGCCTTTGTCGTATTGGCGGTCATGGCCGATGCAGGACGGGCGAATTCGGGTCGGTACGTGGGGTCGGAGGCATGTAGGGAGTGTCACGACCAGGAGTATGACAATTTTAAGAAGTTCGCCAAGAAGGCGCATTCCGGGGAGTCCGTCAGAATAATGATGGGCGACCTGACCAAGGAGGAGCTTGCGGAATGCTATGGCTGTCACATGACAGGTGTAGGCCAGCCGGGGGGCTTCGTGGATTTCGAGACGACTCCGGGCATGGCCGAGGCCGGGTGCGAGGTATGTCACGGTCCGGGCTACGATCACGTTGAGTCCGGGGGCGACCCGGACTTCATCAAGCACGACCTGAGTCTTGATGATTGCCAGGTCTGCCACAACCCGGAACGGGTCGATGCGTTTGACTTCAAGCCGCTGTTGCACGGCGGAGCTCATTAG